The following are from one region of the Equus przewalskii isolate Varuska chromosome 21, EquPr2, whole genome shotgun sequence genome:
- the LOC103566101 gene encoding LOW QUALITY PROTEIN: signal-regulatory protein beta-1-like (The sequence of the model RefSeq protein was modified relative to this genomic sequence to represent the inferred CDS: inserted 1 base in 1 codon) gives MPVPASWPHPPPPCLLLTLLLGLTAAAGEEELQVIQPEKSVSIAAGETATLHCTLTSLIPVGPVEWFRGTGTGRELIYSFKGGHFSRVTHVSDNTKRNNVDFSNRISSITPADTGVYYCVKFQKGSPDVEFKPGPGTQLTVSAKPSPPMVSGPTARAPPEQTVSFTCESHGFSPRNITLKWFKNGNELSASQTNVDPEGDSVSYSVSSTAQVLLAPGDVRSQVICEVAHVTLKGSPPLRGTANLSETIRVPPTLEVSQHSMAGNLANVTCQVNKFXPRHLKLTWLENENVTRTETASTLIENKDGTFSWTSWLVVNSSAHREDALLTYQVEHDGQPVVTKHHTLEASAHQKEQDTGGSPGQEMSSPLLAVLFLGPKVLLAIGVFAIYVHRKWRA, from the exons ATGCCCgttcctgcctcctggccccacccccctcctcctTGCCTGCTGCTGACTCTACTGCTGGGACTCACGG CAGCGGCAGGTGAGGAAGAGCTGCAGGTGATTCAGCCTGAGAAGTCAGTGTCCATCGCAGCTGGAGAGACGGCCACTCTGCATTGCACCCTGACCTCCTTGATCCCTGTGGGGCCCGTCGAGTGGTTCAGAGGGACAGGGACAGGCAGAGAGTTAATCTACAGTTTCAAAGGAGGACACTTCTCCCGGGTAACACATGTTTCAGACAACACAAAGAGAAACAACGTGGATTTTTCCAACCGCATCAGTAGTATCACCCCAGCAGACACTGGTGTCTACTACTGTGTGAAGTTCCAGAAAGGGAGTCCTGACGTGGAGTTTAAGCCTGGACCAGGCACCCAGCTCACCGTGAGTG CCAAACCCTCTCCCCCCATGGTATCGGGCCCCACGGCGAGGGCCCCGCCCGAGCAGACAGTGAGCTTCACCTGCGAGTCCCACGGCTTCTCCCCCAGAAACATCACCCTGAAATGGTTCAAAAATGGCAATGAGCTGTCAGCCTCCCAGACCAACGTGGACCCAGAAGGAGACAGCGTGTCCTACAGCGTCTCCAGCACAGCCCAGGTGCTGCTGGCCCCGGGGGATGTTCGCTCTCAGGTCATCTGCGAGGTGGCCCACGTCACCCTGAAGGGGAGCCCTCCTCTTCGTGGGACGGCCAACTTGTCTGAGACCATCCGAG TTCCGCCCACCTTGGAGGTTTCCCAACACTCCATGGCAGGGAACCTGGCGAACGTCACCTGCCAGGTGAACAAGT TCCCCCGGCACCTAAAGCTGACCTGGTTGGAGAACGAAAATGTGACCCGAACAGAAACAGCCTCAACCCTCATAGAGAACAAGGATGGGACGTTTAGCTGGACGAGCTGGCTCGTAGTGAACTCATCTGCCCACAGGGAGGATGCGCTGCTCACCTACCAGGTGGAGCATGACGGGCAGCCAGTGGTCACCAAACACCATACCTTGGAGGCTTCTGCCCACCAGAAGGAGCAGGACACAGGTGGAAGCCCTG